A single window of Nocardia higoensis DNA harbors:
- a CDS encoding nuclear transport factor 2 family protein: MSNTWNRQELEEAYQSWHSTVARAASGEGSWREFVELFTPDAEYHEQMVGVLKGHDAIWAWVEPTLARFPGAAMTSFPDYWHLIDDLNGVIVVKLNNLMRDPGDGSAMGADNISILTYAGNGKFSKEEDIYDPAEFVALVPKWIQRAMELGTLSTDELEWCKQQAAAAASS; this comes from the coding sequence ATGAGCAATACCTGGAACAGGCAAGAACTGGAAGAGGCGTACCAGTCGTGGCATTCGACGGTCGCCCGCGCGGCCTCCGGGGAGGGCAGCTGGCGCGAATTCGTCGAACTGTTCACCCCCGACGCCGAATACCACGAGCAGATGGTCGGCGTACTGAAAGGACACGACGCCATCTGGGCATGGGTCGAACCGACGCTGGCGCGATTCCCCGGCGCGGCGATGACCTCGTTCCCCGACTACTGGCACCTGATCGACGACCTCAACGGTGTGATCGTCGTCAAGCTGAACAACCTGATGCGCGATCCCGGCGACGGATCGGCCATGGGCGCGGACAACATCAGCATTCTCACCTACGCGGGCAACGGCAAGTTCTCCAAGGAGGAGGACATCTACGATCCGGCCGAGTTCGTCGCGCTGGTCCCGAAGTGGATCCAGCGCGCCATGGAGCTGGGCACCCTGAGCACGGACGAACTGGAGTGGTGCAAGCAGCAGGCCGCAGCGGCCGCTTCCTCCTGA
- a CDS encoding ABC transporter ATP-binding protein, with protein sequence MTTLKCHGVTAGYLKERPCVREVDLTLEQGEITCLLGPNGAGKTTLLDTLAGLLPRTGGEVLVDGKDVRSGRPRDAVRAGMVLVPDDRALFRQLSTRQNLMLAITERSRRRTGLGQVLEYFPALEKRLSVDAGRLSGGEQQMLAIGRAILQRPTVLLIDELSMGLAPVIVTEILDVLKRLAAAEGTSVLLVEQHVQLALGVADKAAVLVHGRIADHGAAAELREDPGRIERAYLGVESATAAH encoded by the coding sequence GTGACCACGCTGAAATGCCACGGTGTGACCGCCGGTTATCTGAAGGAGCGCCCGTGTGTGCGGGAGGTCGACCTGACCCTCGAGCAGGGTGAGATCACCTGTCTGCTCGGCCCGAACGGCGCGGGCAAGACCACCTTGCTGGACACTCTGGCCGGCCTGCTCCCGCGTACCGGCGGCGAGGTGCTGGTCGACGGCAAGGACGTACGCAGCGGCCGCCCGCGCGACGCCGTGCGCGCCGGGATGGTGCTCGTGCCCGACGACCGGGCCTTGTTCCGGCAGTTGAGTACCCGGCAGAATCTGATGCTCGCGATCACCGAGCGCTCGCGGCGGCGCACCGGATTGGGGCAGGTACTGGAGTACTTCCCCGCACTGGAGAAGCGGCTGTCGGTCGACGCGGGCCGTCTCTCCGGTGGCGAGCAGCAGATGCTGGCCATCGGACGGGCGATCCTGCAGCGGCCAACCGTGCTGCTCATCGACGAGCTGAGCATGGGCTTGGCGCCGGTCATCGTCACCGAGATCCTGGATGTGCTGAAGCGCCTCGCCGCTGCGGAGGGCACCAGCGTCCTGTTGGTGGAGCAGCACGTGCAGCTGGCGCTCGGCGTCGCCGACAAGGCCGCCGTGCTGGTGCACGGGCGGATCGCCGATCACGGCGCAGCGGCGGAACTGCGCGAGGATCCCGGCCGGATCGAGCGCGCCTACCTCGGCGTGGAGTCGGCCACGGCCGCGCACTGA